Proteins from a genomic interval of Spea bombifrons isolate aSpeBom1 chromosome 4, aSpeBom1.2.pri, whole genome shotgun sequence:
- the KIAA1191 gene encoding putative monooxygenase p33MONOX isoform X1 has translation MASRQPDVPAIEHSTGGLLGKMSLPIGMHRRAFSYDDALEDTAPMTPPPSDMCANTLWRKPIIPERKYHKLSKVEEGDNNMPPPALPHSSSTEKAPVVKAKATSVIMNSLLTKHTQESIQRFEQQAGLRDAGYTPHKGLTAEETKYHRVAEALHKLKMQTGETTEDKQSSSAQSTPCSTPSSSPKPMRRSWFSQGSTTSLPAGEISSSESGGAEKWSVFGPRAVQKSTTDPGGFTIQSYKGAQKPTPMELMRAQATRIADDPASFKPPKIEASSFVTENNKNSRGHNLKPRDMNILTPTGF, from the exons ATGGCATCGAGACAGCCTGATGTACCTG CTATTGAGCACAGCACAGGTGGGTTACTGGGAAAGATGTCCCTGCCTATTGGGATGCACCGTCGAGCTTTCAGCTATGACGATGCTTTGGAGGATACCGCTCCTATGACACCACCGCCATCGGACATGTGCGCTAACACACTGTGGAGAAAGCCAATTATACCGGAGCGTAAATATCACAAGCTATCAAAG GTTGAGGAAGGGGATAATAACATGCCCCCACCTGCTCTGCCCCATTCCTCTTCCACTGAGAAGGCCCCTGTGGTGAAAGCCAAAGCCACCTCTGTCATCATGAATTCTCTGTTGACAA AGCATACGCAGGAGAGTATTCAGCGCTTCGAGCAGCAGGCCGGCCTCAGGGACGCCGGTTATACTCCACACAAGGGCCTCACTGCTGAAGAGACCAAATACCACCGTGTGGCGGAAGCCCTGCAT AAGCTAAAGATGCAGACAGGAGAGACCACTGAAGACAAGCAAAGCTCATCTGCTCAGTCCACCCCTTGCAGCACTCCAAGTTCATCTCCCAAGCCGATGCGCAG ATCCTGGTTTAGCCAAGGCTCCACCACTTCCCTCCCAGCTGGTGAGATCAGCAGCTCTGAATCAGGGGGAGCAGAGAAATGGAGTGTTTTTGGCCCTCGCGCTGTTCAGAAATCAACTACAGATCCAG GTGGATTCACTATCCAGTCTTATAAAGGTGCCCAAAAACCAACCCCTATGGAGCTGATGCGGGCCCAGGCTACCCGAATAGCAGATGACCCTGCATCGTTCAAACCACCCAAGATAGAAGCATCATCTTTTgttacagaaaacaataaaaattccCGTGGCCACAACCTGAAACCACGTGACATGAACATACTCACTCCCACTGGCTTCTGA
- the KIAA1191 gene encoding putative monooxygenase p33MONOX isoform X2, with the protein MSLPIGMHRRAFSYDDALEDTAPMTPPPSDMCANTLWRKPIIPERKYHKLSKVEEGDNNMPPPALPHSSSTEKAPVVKAKATSVIMNSLLTKHTQESIQRFEQQAGLRDAGYTPHKGLTAEETKYHRVAEALHKLKMQTGETTEDKQSSSAQSTPCSTPSSSPKPMRRSWFSQGSTTSLPAGEISSSESGGAEKWSVFGPRAVQKSTTDPGGFTIQSYKGAQKPTPMELMRAQATRIADDPASFKPPKIEASSFVTENNKNSRGHNLKPRDMNILTPTGF; encoded by the exons ATGTCCCTGCCTATTGGGATGCACCGTCGAGCTTTCAGCTATGACGATGCTTTGGAGGATACCGCTCCTATGACACCACCGCCATCGGACATGTGCGCTAACACACTGTGGAGAAAGCCAATTATACCGGAGCGTAAATATCACAAGCTATCAAAG GTTGAGGAAGGGGATAATAACATGCCCCCACCTGCTCTGCCCCATTCCTCTTCCACTGAGAAGGCCCCTGTGGTGAAAGCCAAAGCCACCTCTGTCATCATGAATTCTCTGTTGACAA AGCATACGCAGGAGAGTATTCAGCGCTTCGAGCAGCAGGCCGGCCTCAGGGACGCCGGTTATACTCCACACAAGGGCCTCACTGCTGAAGAGACCAAATACCACCGTGTGGCGGAAGCCCTGCAT AAGCTAAAGATGCAGACAGGAGAGACCACTGAAGACAAGCAAAGCTCATCTGCTCAGTCCACCCCTTGCAGCACTCCAAGTTCATCTCCCAAGCCGATGCGCAG ATCCTGGTTTAGCCAAGGCTCCACCACTTCCCTCCCAGCTGGTGAGATCAGCAGCTCTGAATCAGGGGGAGCAGAGAAATGGAGTGTTTTTGGCCCTCGCGCTGTTCAGAAATCAACTACAGATCCAG GTGGATTCACTATCCAGTCTTATAAAGGTGCCCAAAAACCAACCCCTATGGAGCTGATGCGGGCCCAGGCTACCCGAATAGCAGATGACCCTGCATCGTTCAAACCACCCAAGATAGAAGCATCATCTTTTgttacagaaaacaataaaaattccCGTGGCCACAACCTGAAACCACGTGACATGAACATACTCACTCCCACTGGCTTCTGA